The proteins below are encoded in one region of Haladaptatus sp. R4:
- a CDS encoding enoyl-CoA hydratase/isomerase family protein, whose amino-acid sequence MIRITDEPKIRIVTIDRPKRRNALTPDGLDALSSAVREATQPVVYLRGAGGAFCAGADLDVVASLDGESAEEFASHGQRVANDIEGSDSVVVAGIDGPARGGGVELALACDLRVATFDATFAEPGVRLGIFGAWGGTTRLPEIVGMGDALDIALSGRVLSAETAHRMGLVSRLTETPRAVADELAENVPAALSVVKERVRDGSSTDVQLACEAEAFGELVAANADSIAEERK is encoded by the coding sequence ATGATTCGCATCACCGACGAGCCGAAAATTAGAATCGTGACCATCGACCGCCCGAAGCGTCGAAACGCGCTCACACCGGACGGACTCGACGCGCTCTCCTCGGCGGTCCGAGAAGCGACACAACCGGTCGTCTATCTCCGCGGCGCTGGTGGGGCGTTCTGTGCCGGGGCCGACCTCGACGTCGTCGCGTCGTTGGATGGGGAGTCGGCGGAGGAGTTCGCGAGCCACGGTCAGCGAGTCGCAAACGACATCGAAGGGAGCGATAGCGTCGTCGTCGCCGGAATCGACGGTCCGGCGCGCGGCGGGGGCGTCGAACTCGCGCTGGCGTGTGATCTTCGGGTGGCGACGTTCGACGCGACGTTCGCCGAACCCGGCGTCCGCCTCGGAATCTTCGGCGCATGGGGCGGGACGACCCGACTCCCCGAAATCGTCGGCATGGGTGACGCGCTCGACATCGCGCTCTCGGGCCGCGTCCTCTCGGCCGAAACGGCCCATCGGATGGGGCTCGTTTCACGCCTCACGGAAACGCCGCGCGCCGTCGCCGACGAACTCGCGGAGAACGTCCCGGCGGCGCTTTCGGTCGTCAAGGAACGAGTCCGCGATGGGTCATCGACCGACGTCCAACTGGCGTGCGAGGCGGAAGCCTTCGGCGAACTCGTCGCCGCGAACGCCGATAGCATCGCGGAAGAGCGGAAGTAG
- a CDS encoding sorbosone dehydrogenase family protein produces the protein MRRRTYLRSIALGITGFAGCTDSPGSSHRTTAKGEPGVRVETVAMNLEVPWGADFAPNGDLYFTERPGRIRRIRKNKNEIIADVTDRIANVGEGGLLGLTFHPKNENLAYTYQTYEKGGDLQNRVVRHRVSDGFERESVILDGIPAASNHDGGRLLIHDGALFVTTGDAGVGKRAQDTDSLAGKVLRLTLDGKPHPDNPFDNEVFTYGHRNPEGLAFDGGTLFSTEHGPDENDEINVLEAGKNYGWPDVTGKSENEGYTDPIATYTPTIAPGGAAFYDGPISQWSGDFFFGALVGTHLHRVRLDGENVVEQERLLVNEYGRLRTTFTGPDGHLYATTSNRDGRAEGPAPQDDRILKFKPA, from the coding sequence ATGCGACGTCGTACGTACCTTCGATCGATCGCGCTCGGCATTACTGGATTTGCCGGGTGTACGGACTCCCCTGGAAGTTCCCATCGGACGACGGCCAAGGGGGAACCCGGCGTGCGCGTCGAGACGGTTGCGATGAACCTCGAAGTTCCGTGGGGTGCCGATTTCGCCCCCAACGGCGATCTCTATTTCACCGAGCGACCGGGACGAATTCGCCGGATTCGAAAGAACAAAAACGAGATCATCGCCGACGTGACCGACCGCATCGCGAACGTCGGCGAGGGTGGATTGCTCGGATTGACCTTCCATCCGAAAAACGAGAATTTGGCCTACACCTATCAAACATACGAGAAGGGTGGTGACCTGCAAAACCGCGTCGTCCGGCATCGCGTCAGCGACGGATTCGAACGGGAGTCGGTCATCCTGGACGGGATTCCGGCGGCGTCCAACCACGACGGCGGGCGACTGCTGATTCACGACGGCGCGCTGTTCGTAACTACCGGCGATGCTGGGGTCGGGAAACGGGCACAGGACACGGATTCGTTGGCCGGGAAAGTCCTCAGGTTGACGCTGGACGGAAAGCCGCATCCCGACAACCCGTTCGACAACGAAGTGTTCACGTACGGGCACCGAAACCCGGAAGGATTGGCGTTCGACGGCGGAACCCTGTTCAGTACGGAACACGGACCGGACGAAAACGACGAGATCAACGTCCTCGAAGCGGGGAAGAACTACGGATGGCCCGACGTCACCGGGAAGAGCGAGAACGAGGGGTATACCGATCCGATCGCGACGTACACGCCCACGATTGCGCCCGGCGGAGCGGCCTTTTACGACGGACCGATTTCGCAGTGGAGCGGCGACTTCTTCTTCGGCGCGCTCGTCGGAACGCATCTCCACCGGGTGCGACTCGACGGTGAAAACGTCGTCGAGCAGGAACGCCTGCTCGTCAACGAGTACGGCCGCCTTCGGACGACGTTCACCGGCCCGGACGGGCATCTCTACGCGACGACGAGCAATCGGGACGGACGTGCGGAAGGCCCCGCACCGCAGGACGACCGGATACTCAAATTCAAGCCCGCGTAG
- a CDS encoding acyltransferase, which produces MTKRHVTLPESAEAGVRGFIDEVDERLASDEDTCQVVKEVLIDLHGDRDAYEAWQSGEPVSNAERVRLQSYDPCNSTLESEYYAEKDEEKFRRSKHLQWLWRQFDATPMADNVEFALRFRQMMANHLFEDAGDDLRIFKGVTMTYGHNITVGDNTVIHDDVHLDDRGKLTIGNRCSISDGVHIYSHDHDIIDQTDVTNFHTVIGDDARVTYDAMVRAGVKIGEDSVVGARAVVQSDVPAHHIAVGMPAKSIKIKPGYEDEAAPLDDVPPTEKESRRIDDELPDNLEQFDEFRRTPSSSE; this is translated from the coding sequence ATGACAAAGCGACACGTTACCCTCCCCGAGTCCGCGGAAGCGGGCGTACGCGGGTTTATCGATGAAGTAGACGAGCGACTCGCAAGCGACGAGGATACGTGCCAGGTCGTAAAGGAGGTGCTCATCGACCTGCACGGTGACCGCGACGCCTACGAGGCGTGGCAGAGCGGCGAGCCGGTGTCGAACGCCGAGCGCGTCCGACTCCAGAGCTACGATCCGTGTAACTCCACGCTGGAGAGCGAATACTACGCCGAGAAGGACGAGGAGAAGTTCCGCCGGTCGAAACACCTCCAATGGCTCTGGCGGCAGTTCGACGCGACGCCGATGGCGGACAACGTCGAGTTCGCCCTGCGATTCCGCCAGATGATGGCGAACCACCTCTTCGAGGATGCGGGCGACGACCTCCGTATCTTCAAGGGCGTCACGATGACGTACGGCCACAACATCACGGTCGGCGACAACACGGTCATTCACGACGACGTTCACCTCGACGACCGCGGCAAGTTGACGATCGGGAACCGTTGTTCGATCAGCGACGGCGTGCACATCTACAGTCACGATCACGACATCATCGACCAGACGGACGTGACGAACTTCCACACCGTCATCGGGGACGACGCGCGCGTGACCTACGACGCGATGGTGCGCGCGGGCGTGAAAATCGGCGAGGACTCCGTGGTCGGTGCGCGGGCGGTCGTCCAGAGCGACGTGCCTGCCCATCATATCGCCGTCGGCATGCCAGCCAAAAGCATCAAGATCAAGCCCGGCTACGAGGACGAGGCCGCTCCGTTGGACGACGTTCCACCGACGGAGAAGGAATCACGCCGTATCGACGACGAACTACCCGACAACCTCGAACAGTTCGACGAGTTCCGGCGTACCCCCTCTTCGTCGGAGTAA
- a CDS encoding permease: MNVWGWIVLYVVLFVGLQLLIYRYLRSDDDAALLASTPSGSDGHVPDDIRRERILEEFSEAETNSDMRVCPHCGTENGVGYTFCRECVGPLGVW; the protein is encoded by the coding sequence ATGAACGTCTGGGGGTGGATAGTCCTGTATGTCGTCCTGTTCGTCGGGCTACAGCTGCTCATCTACCGATATCTTCGGAGCGACGACGATGCGGCGCTGCTCGCATCGACGCCGTCCGGGTCGGATGGGCACGTGCCCGACGACATCCGACGGGAACGTATCCTCGAAGAGTTTAGCGAGGCGGAGACGAACTCCGACATGCGCGTGTGCCCGCACTGTGGGACCGAAAACGGCGTCGGATACACGTTCTGCCGCGAGTGCGTCGGCCCACTCGGCGTGTGGTAG
- a CDS encoding NAD+ synthase: protein MIDLELSTEELDAHRDHIVSFIRETVADAGTDSAVLGLSGGIDSTLTAYLAVEALGTENVHGLVMPGAVSREDNMSDAEWVASDLEITYDVFEINPIVDTFLDAYSEAEGDHMAVGNARARTRAVMNYLVANHEGSVVLGTGNRTEALVGYFTKYGDGAVDCHPIGNLYKQQVRQLAVHVGVPDRLAEKEATAGLWAGQTDEEELGIDYDTLDAILALHVDGPLSASATARQVDGASAEDVRRIDEMYRLSEHKRAVPQSPESL from the coding sequence ATGATAGATCTCGAACTCTCGACGGAAGAACTCGACGCACACCGTGATCACATCGTGTCGTTCATTCGTGAGACGGTGGCCGACGCGGGGACGGATTCGGCGGTTCTCGGCCTCTCCGGCGGTATCGACAGCACGCTGACGGCGTACCTCGCCGTGGAGGCACTGGGCACCGAGAACGTCCACGGTCTCGTCATGCCCGGCGCTGTGAGTCGGGAGGACAACATGAGCGACGCGGAGTGGGTGGCGTCGGACCTCGAAATCACCTACGACGTGTTCGAAATCAACCCAATCGTGGACACGTTCTTGGACGCCTACTCGGAAGCGGAGGGTGACCACATGGCGGTGGGCAACGCCCGCGCCCGAACCCGCGCGGTGATGAACTACCTCGTCGCCAATCACGAGGGATCGGTCGTCCTCGGCACCGGCAACCGCACCGAGGCGCTCGTCGGCTACTTCACGAAGTACGGCGACGGCGCGGTGGACTGTCACCCCATCGGCAACCTCTACAAACAACAGGTTCGACAGCTCGCCGTCCACGTCGGCGTTCCGGACAGACTCGCCGAAAAGGAAGCGACGGCGGGACTGTGGGCGGGCCAGACCGACGAGGAAGAGTTGGGTATCGATTACGACACGCTGGACGCGATTCTGGCGCTCCACGTCGATGGACCCCTGTCCGCGTCGGCGACGGCGCGGCAGGTCGACGGCGCGTCGGCCGAAGACGTCCGACGGATCGACGAGATGTACCGGCTGAGCGAGCACAAACGCGCCGTGCCGCAATCTCCCGAATCGTTGTAA